Proteins from one Cicer arietinum cultivar CDC Frontier isolate Library 1 chromosome 3, Cicar.CDCFrontier_v2.0, whole genome shotgun sequence genomic window:
- the LOC101510885 gene encoding uncharacterized protein isoform X3, which translates to MTMVPSQTNNKQNNNGDCVFYNNSTSAMNQFQFVEGYNYNNYLRSEFVVRHMAEEESSSIIKTISTTHHQTESQPEPEPEVENISTTKEEEEKETEANNNNNNNNWLQLSIGFNQSNTNVTTTTNHDRDHHHQAPTSSSRLLELDLLPKNRASSRPNLEQPTTRGCSSFGSSLLFEQTTSSSSSSSMSMSMPSGPTYGHQQQQHQNQNLWTFGPLLPHSIAIMPSSTSYIPSYSSSQSCSSLRPNLGPYNYPFYQNAPFHFPSSSSSSSSGFDQFDVAGPSSSHVAFRVVDPPRRPHSGIWFMLQASQNQVKEPFLPQIPKNYLRIKDGRMTVRLLLKYLVSKLKLESESEW; encoded by the exons ATGACCATGGTTCCTTCTCAAAccaacaacaaacaaaataataatggtGATTGTGTTTTCTACAACAACTCAACAAGTGCTATGAACCAATTTCAATTTGTTGAAGGCTACAACTACAATAATTATTTAAGATCTGAATTTGTGGTGAGGCATATGGCTGAGGAGGAATCATCATCAATAATCAAAACCATCTCTACCACTCACCACCAAACCGAATCTCAACCTGAACCTGAACCCGAAGTAGAAAACATTTCTAccacaaaagaagaagaagaaaaagaaacagaagcaaacaataacaacaacaacaataactgGCTTCAATTAAGCATAGGTTTTAATCAGAGTAACACGAACGTGACAACAACTACAAATCACGACCGTGATCACCATCATCAAGCTCCAACCAGCAGTTCAAGACTGTTGGAGCTTGATTTGTTACCAAAGAATCGGGCTTCTTCACGACCCAATTTGGAGCAACCAACGACAAGGGGTTGCTCATCGTTTGGCTCTTCTTTGCTATTTGAACAAACaacatcatcttcttcatcttcatccatGTCCATGTCCATGCCAAGTGGTCCAACATATggtcatcaacaacaacaacatcaaaatcaaaatctatgGACATTTGGTCCATTACTACCTCATTCTATAGCAATTATGccttcttcaacatcatatataccctcttattcttcatcacaatcttgtTCTTCTTTGAGGCCTAATTTAGGACCTTATAATTATCCTTTTTACCAAAATGCACCCTTTCACTTTCCTTcgtcatcttcatcttcttcttccgGGTTCGACCAATTCGATGTGGCCGGACCTAGCTCATCTCATGTCGCTTTTCGagttgttgatcctcctcgtagACCTCATTCTGGAATATGGTTTATGCTACAAGCTTCACAAAATCA AGTGAAAGAACCGTTCTTGCCACAAATACCTAAGAACTATCTTAGAATCAA aGATGGAAGGATGACAGTTCGGTTGCTATTGAAGTATTTGGTTAGCAAACTCAAATTGGAGAGCGAATCAGag TGGTGA
- the LOC101510885 gene encoding uncharacterized protein isoform X1, whose protein sequence is MTMVPSQTNNKQNNNGDCVFYNNSTSAMNQFQFVEGYNYNNYLRSEFVVRHMAEEESSSIIKTISTTHHQTESQPEPEPEVENISTTKEEEEKETEANNNNNNNNWLQLSIGFNQSNTNVTTTTNHDRDHHHQAPTSSSRLLELDLLPKNRASSRPNLEQPTTRGCSSFGSSLLFEQTTSSSSSSSMSMSMPSGPTYGHQQQQHQNQNLWTFGPLLPHSIAIMPSSTSYIPSYSSSQSCSSLRPNLGPYNYPFYQNAPFHFPSSSSSSSSGFDQFDVAGPSSSHVAFRVVDPPRRPHSGIWFMLQASQNQVKEPFLPQIPKNYLRIKDGRMTVRLLLKYLVSKLKLESESEIEITCKGQQLLPFLTLQHVRDNIWTPRDTTRSLLSDSSTTDHVMVLHYGRSTS, encoded by the exons ATGACCATGGTTCCTTCTCAAAccaacaacaaacaaaataataatggtGATTGTGTTTTCTACAACAACTCAACAAGTGCTATGAACCAATTTCAATTTGTTGAAGGCTACAACTACAATAATTATTTAAGATCTGAATTTGTGGTGAGGCATATGGCTGAGGAGGAATCATCATCAATAATCAAAACCATCTCTACCACTCACCACCAAACCGAATCTCAACCTGAACCTGAACCCGAAGTAGAAAACATTTCTAccacaaaagaagaagaagaaaaagaaacagaagcaaacaataacaacaacaacaataactgGCTTCAATTAAGCATAGGTTTTAATCAGAGTAACACGAACGTGACAACAACTACAAATCACGACCGTGATCACCATCATCAAGCTCCAACCAGCAGTTCAAGACTGTTGGAGCTTGATTTGTTACCAAAGAATCGGGCTTCTTCACGACCCAATTTGGAGCAACCAACGACAAGGGGTTGCTCATCGTTTGGCTCTTCTTTGCTATTTGAACAAACaacatcatcttcttcatcttcatccatGTCCATGTCCATGCCAAGTGGTCCAACATATggtcatcaacaacaacaacatcaaaatcaaaatctatgGACATTTGGTCCATTACTACCTCATTCTATAGCAATTATGccttcttcaacatcatatataccctcttattcttcatcacaatcttgtTCTTCTTTGAGGCCTAATTTAGGACCTTATAATTATCCTTTTTACCAAAATGCACCCTTTCACTTTCCTTcgtcatcttcatcttcttcttccgGGTTCGACCAATTCGATGTGGCCGGACCTAGCTCATCTCATGTCGCTTTTCGagttgttgatcctcctcgtagACCTCATTCTGGAATATGGTTTATGCTACAAGCTTCACAAAATCA AGTGAAAGAACCGTTCTTGCCACAAATACCTAAGAACTATCTTAGAATCAA aGATGGAAGGATGACAGTTCGGTTGCTATTGAAGTATTTGGTTAGCAAACTCAAATTGGAGAGCGAATCAGag ATAGAGATAACATGCAAAGGACAACAACTTTTACCTTTCTTGACGTTGCAGCATGTGAGAGATAACATTTGGACACCAAGGGACACTACAAGATCTTTGCTTTCAGATTCCTCAACAACAGATCATGTAATGGTGCTTCATTATGGTAGAAGCACTTCTTAA
- the LOC101510885 gene encoding uncharacterized protein isoform X2: MTMVPSQTNNKQNNNGDCVFYNNSTSAMNQFQFVEGYNYNNYLRSEFVVRHMAEEESSSIIKTISTTHHQTESQPEPEPEVENISTTKEEEEKETEANNNNNNNNWLQLSIGFNQSNTNVTTTTNHDRDHHHQAPTSSSRLLELDLLPKNRASSRPNLEQPTTRGCSSFGSSLLFEQTTSSSSSSSMSMSMPSGPTYGHQQQQHQNQNLWTFGPLLPHSIAIMPSSTSYIPSYSSSQSCSSLRPNLGPYNYPFYQNAPFHFPSSSSSSSSGFDQFDVAGPSSSHVAFRVVDPPRRPHSGIWFMLQASQNQVKEPFLPQIPKNYLRIKDGRMTVRLLLKYLVSKLKLESESEINFLS; the protein is encoded by the exons ATGACCATGGTTCCTTCTCAAAccaacaacaaacaaaataataatggtGATTGTGTTTTCTACAACAACTCAACAAGTGCTATGAACCAATTTCAATTTGTTGAAGGCTACAACTACAATAATTATTTAAGATCTGAATTTGTGGTGAGGCATATGGCTGAGGAGGAATCATCATCAATAATCAAAACCATCTCTACCACTCACCACCAAACCGAATCTCAACCTGAACCTGAACCCGAAGTAGAAAACATTTCTAccacaaaagaagaagaagaaaaagaaacagaagcaaacaataacaacaacaacaataactgGCTTCAATTAAGCATAGGTTTTAATCAGAGTAACACGAACGTGACAACAACTACAAATCACGACCGTGATCACCATCATCAAGCTCCAACCAGCAGTTCAAGACTGTTGGAGCTTGATTTGTTACCAAAGAATCGGGCTTCTTCACGACCCAATTTGGAGCAACCAACGACAAGGGGTTGCTCATCGTTTGGCTCTTCTTTGCTATTTGAACAAACaacatcatcttcttcatcttcatccatGTCCATGTCCATGCCAAGTGGTCCAACATATggtcatcaacaacaacaacatcaaaatcaaaatctatgGACATTTGGTCCATTACTACCTCATTCTATAGCAATTATGccttcttcaacatcatatataccctcttattcttcatcacaatcttgtTCTTCTTTGAGGCCTAATTTAGGACCTTATAATTATCCTTTTTACCAAAATGCACCCTTTCACTTTCCTTcgtcatcttcatcttcttcttccgGGTTCGACCAATTCGATGTGGCCGGACCTAGCTCATCTCATGTCGCTTTTCGagttgttgatcctcctcgtagACCTCATTCTGGAATATGGTTTATGCTACAAGCTTCACAAAATCA AGTGAAAGAACCGTTCTTGCCACAAATACCTAAGAACTATCTTAGAATCAA aGATGGAAGGATGACAGTTCGGTTGCTATTGAAGTATTTGGTTAGCAAACTCAAATTGGAGAGCGAATCAGag ATAAACTTTTTATCATAG